A single Candidatus Methylarchaceae archaeon HK02M2 DNA region contains:
- a CDS encoding DUF763 domain-containing protein — protein MKRTGFTILPLHGGHAPRWLLLRMERLSKEIIWLIVNEYGTHELLRRISNPYWFQALGCVLGFDWHSSGLTTVLTGILKRVLLNENFGIMMAGGKGKASLRAQSEIDYIGKKFDLSSFKIERLKYASKICAKVDNVAIQADYRLYHHAFFIVEEGEWSVIQQGMNLQDKTARRYHWLSENVEKFVVEPHEAIVGEVKRRYVLNMTAKEADDNRKTCVDLVKGNPNNLISSIKRISAPCTLDLWIPDHSSFKIVRGFSMPKKLNWEIFKRLYDFQPKDYEELLTFKGVGPSIIKALALISELIYGKTTSWRDPVKYTFAFGGKDGVPRPIDRREMDRSIKILFHVIEQTQVGHQEKLEAIKRLQKFVFIKN, from the coding sequence TTGAAGAGAACAGGGTTCACTATACTCCCCTTGCATGGTGGACATGCGCCAAGATGGTTGCTCCTAAGAATGGAGAGACTATCAAAAGAAATTATATGGCTAATAGTCAATGAATATGGAACTCATGAACTCTTGAGAAGAATCTCAAATCCTTATTGGTTTCAAGCTTTGGGTTGTGTATTAGGATTTGATTGGCACTCATCAGGATTAACTACAGTTCTTACAGGCATTTTAAAAAGGGTTCTTTTAAATGAAAATTTTGGGATAATGATGGCAGGGGGTAAAGGAAAAGCCTCTTTAAGAGCTCAATCTGAGATAGATTATATAGGTAAAAAATTTGACTTATCATCTTTTAAAATTGAAAGATTAAAGTATGCAAGTAAAATTTGTGCAAAAGTCGATAATGTAGCCATCCAAGCAGATTATAGACTATATCACCATGCATTTTTCATAGTAGAGGAAGGAGAATGGTCTGTTATTCAGCAAGGTATGAATTTACAAGATAAAACCGCAAGGCGTTACCATTGGCTTTCTGAAAATGTAGAAAAATTTGTTGTTGAACCTCATGAAGCGATAGTCGGTGAGGTAAAAAGAAGATATGTGCTCAATATGACTGCAAAAGAAGCAGACGATAATAGAAAGACATGTGTGGATTTGGTAAAAGGGAACCCTAACAACCTTATCTCGTCTATTAAAAGAATTAGTGCCCCTTGTACCTTGGACCTTTGGATTCCGGATCATAGCTCATTCAAGATTGTCAGAGGATTTTCGATGCCAAAGAAATTGAATTGGGAAATTTTTAAGAGATTGTATGATTTTCAGCCGAAAGACTATGAAGAGCTATTGACCTTTAAAGGCGTTGGACCATCTATTATTAAGGCCTTAGCTTTGATATCTGAATTGATTTATGGTAAGACAACCAGTTGGAGAGATCCTGTAAAGTATACATTTGCCTTCGGTGGGAAGGATGGAGTTCCGAGACCTATTGATAGAAGGGAGATGGACAGATCGATTAAGATACTTTTTCATGTTATTGAACAAACACAAGTAGGTCATCAAGAGAAGTTAGAGGCTATTAAAAGGCTACAAAAATTCGTTTTTATAAAAAATTAA
- a CDS encoding Hsp20/alpha crystallin family protein, with amino-acid sequence MFRDEDIDEWVKRRWRWPFFSSRFFEDIDKMFEDIFKDIETQVPEDLAKERKLPDGRTIKEFGPFVYGYSVKIGPDGKPVVREFGNVRPSSPTFPFGKPKMEVKKQREPLVDVLDVEDSIKVVAELPGVEKSDIKLDCAKNTVTISVDTEARKYYKKVELPSEIDPESAQASYTNGILEVKLKKAVPTPKGKRIEIE; translated from the coding sequence TTGTTTAGAGATGAAGACATTGATGAATGGGTAAAAAGACGTTGGCGTTGGCCATTCTTCAGTAGTAGATTCTTTGAGGATATAGACAAGATGTTTGAAGATATCTTTAAAGATATCGAAACGCAAGTTCCTGAAGACTTAGCAAAAGAGCGTAAACTTCCTGATGGGCGTACGATTAAGGAGTTTGGACCGTTTGTCTATGGTTATTCAGTAAAAATAGGTCCAGATGGTAAGCCTGTTGTTAGGGAGTTCGGTAATGTCAGACCTTCTTCTCCAACATTTCCTTTTGGAAAGCCTAAGATGGAAGTTAAAAAGCAACGAGAGCCTTTAGTAGATGTACTTGATGTTGAAGACTCGATAAAAGTAGTAGCAGAGTTACCTGGAGTCGAAAAGTCAGATATAAAACTCGATTGTGCTAAAAATACTGTAACCATTTCTGTTGATACTGAAGCTCGAAAGTATTATAAGAAGGTCGAACTACCTTCAGAGATAGATCCAGAAAGTGCTCAAGCATCTTATACTAATGGCATTTTAGAAGTAAAACTCAAGAAAGCAGTACCGACTCCAAAGGGAAAGCGTATAGAGATAGAATAA
- a CDS encoding acetoin utilization protein AcuC, with product MGDDSLKYSFPNHPMNSKRVQSFWEKLKEEGFIDRENIKIIKPKKASEDVLLLFHTEDHINFVKKASKEGFGALDRGDTPAYKGVYEASAYSVGSTILSLEMVMKKEIDHAFNPIGGYHHARKDRSAGFCVFNDVAIAINHAKKIYGLDRILYVDIDAHHGDGVCYEFFEDPTVFTADIHEDGSYLYPGTGFSHETGSGEAEGTKLNIGLEPEAGDEEFKEAFIKVEEFSYQVKPELIFFQCGADGLSNDPLTHLRYTKEAHRYATEKLHIISHELCDGRIIALGGGGYNLNNVAAAWLEVVKGFMD from the coding sequence TTGGGAGATGACTCTTTAAAATATTCTTTCCCAAATCATCCAATGAATAGTAAAAGAGTCCAATCATTTTGGGAAAAACTAAAAGAAGAAGGCTTTATTGACAGAGAAAATATCAAGATTATCAAACCTAAAAAAGCAAGTGAAGATGTTTTACTCCTTTTTCACACAGAAGATCATATAAATTTTGTAAAGAAAGCCTCCAAAGAAGGTTTTGGAGCCCTTGATAGGGGAGATACCCCTGCTTATAAAGGGGTCTATGAAGCATCGGCTTATTCTGTAGGATCTACTATATTGAGTTTAGAAATGGTTATGAAAAAAGAAATAGATCATGCTTTTAACCCGATTGGCGGATACCACCACGCTAGGAAAGATAGGTCTGCTGGATTTTGTGTATTTAACGATGTTGCAATTGCTATAAATCACGCAAAGAAGATATACGGTCTTGATCGGATTCTTTATGTTGATATAGATGCTCACCATGGTGATGGTGTTTGTTACGAGTTCTTTGAAGATCCAACTGTATTTACAGCAGACATACATGAAGATGGAAGTTACCTTTATCCTGGGACTGGATTCAGCCATGAGACAGGTTCTGGGGAGGCGGAGGGAACCAAGTTGAATATCGGCTTAGAGCCTGAAGCAGGAGATGAGGAGTTCAAGGAGGCATTTATCAAAGTTGAAGAATTTTCTTATCAAGTAAAACCTGAACTCATTTTTTTTCAATGTGGTGCAGACGGATTAAGTAATGATCCGCTTACACATCTGCGCTATACAAAAGAAGCACATAGATATGCGACAGAAAAATTACATATTATTTCACATGAACTTTGTGATGGTAGAATAATCGCTCTGGGTGGTGGGGGTTATAATCTGAACAATGTGGCTGCTGCTTGGCTTGAAGTAGTGAAAGGCTTTATGGACTGA
- a CDS encoding aminotransferase class I/II-fold pyridoxal phosphate-dependent enzyme produces MSEQLKLESLREEVQDITIDIIKLTGKRFKLTKKIDRIKRSLNLPIVDYKVEKNLKSSIVDACKKYNVNEIFGLRILNLLIKEAVRMQKSKDKVMKAISIIDMFILAKKMERKGYSVIHLEVGEPDFGPPERVKKTTCDSIKEGFTHYTEPSGIPDLREAIVNFVNERYKRKISPEQVAVTCGGRFSVYASILTKLTSGDEAIVIQPAWPAYVDCIEAVGGRAICFKTKLRDGWRPDIESLSELVNDSTKLIVINYPNNPTGKVLEKHDLKAIVELANERKITILSDEVYLDYAFEPYNSILEFHNSKSIYVSSFSKSYGMTGFRIGYAISDIETIKKISGIQALAATSVPEFIQYAAIKALKCRDDVKEYINLIKKRIKLICEELKKINVKYYEPKGAFYIFPQISQNENFDIISFSFDLLKKKNVCVAPGTTFGDYPNYIRISACQKEHKILEGLMRIGDLLYEGSGI; encoded by the coding sequence TTGTCGGAACAATTAAAACTGGAGAGTTTGCGTGAGGAAGTTCAAGATATAACTATTGATATAATAAAGCTTACAGGCAAACGCTTTAAGCTTACAAAAAAGATCGATAGAATAAAACGTTCTCTGAACTTGCCTATTGTGGACTATAAAGTAGAGAAGAATTTGAAGAGTTCAATTGTAGATGCTTGCAAGAAGTATAATGTAAATGAAATATTTGGATTAAGGATCTTGAATCTCTTGATAAAAGAGGCTGTGAGAATGCAAAAAAGCAAGGACAAGGTTATGAAAGCTATTAGTATCATTGATATGTTTATTCTAGCTAAAAAGATGGAGAGGAAAGGATATTCGGTAATACATTTAGAGGTTGGTGAACCGGATTTTGGTCCTCCAGAGAGGGTTAAAAAAACAACGTGTGATTCAATAAAAGAAGGTTTTACCCACTATACTGAGCCTTCAGGGATTCCAGATTTAAGAGAGGCGATCGTAAATTTTGTGAATGAACGTTACAAAAGAAAAATATCCCCTGAACAAGTAGCTGTGACATGTGGAGGGAGATTCTCAGTTTATGCAAGCATTTTAACAAAGCTTACATCAGGTGATGAGGCTATAGTGATACAGCCTGCATGGCCGGCTTATGTAGATTGCATAGAAGCTGTAGGAGGTAGAGCCATTTGCTTTAAAACAAAGCTTAGAGATGGCTGGAGACCTGATATTGAATCTTTATCAGAACTTGTTAACGATTCTACTAAATTAATCGTTATCAACTATCCAAATAATCCAACGGGTAAAGTTCTTGAAAAACATGATCTAAAAGCTATTGTAGAATTGGCAAATGAAAGGAAGATAACTATCTTGAGTGATGAAGTGTATTTGGATTATGCCTTCGAACCCTATAACAGCATCTTGGAGTTTCATAATTCCAAATCGATATACGTCTCGTCTTTCTCTAAAAGCTATGGCATGACAGGCTTTAGGATAGGTTATGCCATTTCGGATATTGAAACTATAAAAAAAATTTCTGGAATTCAAGCTTTAGCAGCGACAAGTGTGCCAGAATTTATTCAATATGCAGCGATAAAGGCCCTCAAATGTAGGGATGACGTTAAAGAATACATAAATCTGATTAAAAAAAGAATTAAGTTAATATGTGAAGAATTGAAAAAGATAAATGTAAAATATTATGAACCTAAGGGAGCATTCTATATATTCCCTCAAATCAGTCAAAATGAAAATTTTGATATTATTAGCTTTTCCTTTGATTTATTAAAAAAGAAAAATGTGTGTGTGGCGCCAGGTACAACATTTGGCGATTACCCAAACTACATTAGAATAAGTGCATGTCAAAAGGAGCACAAAATTTTAGAAGGATTGATGAGAATTGGTGATTTATTGTATGAAGGAAGCGGAATTTGA